One window of Camelina sativa cultivar DH55 chromosome 4, Cs, whole genome shotgun sequence genomic DNA carries:
- the LOC104782014 gene encoding transcription termination factor MTEF1, chloroplastic-like isoform X1: protein MQQEALSFFSSSFPSLHRSFPTLSRLRFHHFPALSFKPNTSSSSSSSLFKSPDFTNFTSTTTTTTTETLESSIHEKLIYLDSLGIDFLTLINRHPPLLSTALSAVKSVVDYMTTPPINFTLQDFRRLVSMCPELLTSPLNSHTIPVITFLLREVGVDSIFDLRQALRRRPRLLACSVDHQLRPTLYFLQRIGILDPHKHTYLLSCSVENKLVPRIDYFEKLGFSRRSAAAMFKRFPQLFNYSIAENYEPKLNYLMVEMGRDVREILEFPQYFSFSLENRIKPRHQACAAKGVRFPLPVMLKTNEAGFRDTLEGTWNVGKEYIIFVLNDSEELIRMKEPVSLPTF, encoded by the exons ATGCAACAAgaagctctctctttcttctcttcctctttcccTTCCCTTCACCGCAGTTTCCCCACTCTTTCTCGCCTCCGCTTCCACCATTTTCCCGCACTTTCCTTCAAAccaaacacttcttcttcttcatcttcatcgctCTTCAAATCCCCAGATTTCACCAATTTCAcctccacaacaacaacaacaaccaccgAAACCCTAGAATCCTCAATCCACGAGAAACTCATTTACCTCGATTCACTCGGGATCGATTTCTTAACCCTAATAAACCGTCACCCTCCTCTCCTCTCCACCGCTCTCTCCGCCGTTAAATCCGTCGTCGATTACATGACCACTCCACCAATCAACTTCACCTTACAAGATTTTCGCCGACTCGTCTCCATGTGCCCTGAGCTTCTCACTTCGCCGTTAAACTCACACACAATCCCAGTCATCACTTTCCTCCTCCGCGAAGTCGGCGTCGACTCAATCTTTGACCTCCGTCAAGCTTTACGCCGTCGTCCTCGTCTCCTCGCTTGTAGCGTCGATCACCAGCTCAGACCAACGCTTTACTTTCTCCAGAGAATCGGAATCTTAGATCCGCATAAACACACGTATCTGCTCTCCTGTAGCGTTGAGAACAAACTCGTACCACGGATCGATTACTTCGAGAAGCTAGGATTCTCTCGGCGTAGCGCCGCCGCGATGTTTAAGAGGTTCCCGCAGCTGTTTAATTACAGCATCGCTGAGAACTATGAGCCGAAGTTGAATTATCTGATGGTGGAGATGGGGAGAGATGTGAGAGAGATACTTGAGTTTCCTCAGTATTTCTCGTTTAGTTTGGAGAACCGGATTAAACCGAGGCATCAGGCTTGTGCGGCGAAAGGAGTGAGGTTCCCATTGCCGGTGATGTTGAAGACGAATGAAGCTGGGTTTCGGGATACATTGGAG GGAACTTGGAACGTTGGAAAAGA gtacattatttttgtattgaatGATTCTGAAGAACTCATAAGAATGAAGGAACCGGTCTCTCTGCCTACGTTTTGA
- the LOC104782018 gene encoding transcription repressor OFP6-like, with protein MTTGKGKKKKMVLKAVSVVDIGCSNCKFPSLSSFFNPSPKKPRHYSSTYGHSHSSNTTASSSSAVPSTSHWFSDTSSSSATPSTAAVAVEKDSDDPYLDFRKSMLQMILENEIYSKDDLRELLHCFLSLNEPYHHGIIIRAFSEIWDGVFSAAVKRRGGVQESPLVHRHGSRASHRNHYHRTM; from the coding sequence ATGACGACGGGCaaaggcaagaagaagaagatggttctTAAGGCAGTCTCTGTTGTAGACATCGGCTGTAGTAACTGTAAGTTCCCAAGCTTGTCTTCTTTTTTCAACCCTTCCCCCAAAAAGCCCCGTCACTACTCCTCTACTTACGGCCACTCCCACTCCTCCAACACCAcggcctcctcctcctcagccGTACCATCCACCTCCCACTGGTTCTCCGAcacctcttcctcctccgccacACCCTCCACCGCTGCCGTCGCCGTAGAGAAAGACTCCGACGACCCTTACCTCGATTTCCGCAAGTCTATGCTTCAGATGATTCTCGAGAACGAGATTTACTCCAAAGACGACCTCAGAGAGCTTCTCCACTGCTTTCTCTCCCTCAACGAGCCTTACCACCACGGCATCATCATCCGCGCTTTCTCCGAAATCTGGGACGGAGTTTTCTCCGCCGCCGTCAAACGCCGTGGCGGCGTCCAAGAGTCTCCACTCGTCCACCGTCATGGCTCACGTGCCTCACACCGTAACCACTACCACCGAACGatgtaa
- the LOC104782014 gene encoding transcription termination factor MTEF1, chloroplastic-like isoform X4, translating to MQQEALSFFSSSFPSLHRSFPTLSRLRFHHFPALSFKPNTSSSSSSSLFKSPDFTNFTSTTTTTTTETLESSIHEKLIYLDSLGIDFLTLINRHPPLLSTALSAVKSVVDYMTTPPINFTLQDFRRLVSMCPELLTSPLNSHTIPVITFLLREVGVDSIFDLRQALRRRPRLLACSVDHQLRPTLYFLQRIGILDPHKHTYLLSCSVENKLVPRIDYFEKLGFSRRSAAAMFKRFPQLFNYSIAENYEPKLNYLMVEMGRDVREILEFPQYFSFSLENRIKPRHQACAAKGVRFPLPVMLKTNEAGFRDTLEVHYFCIE from the exons ATGCAACAAgaagctctctctttcttctcttcctctttcccTTCCCTTCACCGCAGTTTCCCCACTCTTTCTCGCCTCCGCTTCCACCATTTTCCCGCACTTTCCTTCAAAccaaacacttcttcttcttcatcttcatcgctCTTCAAATCCCCAGATTTCACCAATTTCAcctccacaacaacaacaacaaccaccgAAACCCTAGAATCCTCAATCCACGAGAAACTCATTTACCTCGATTCACTCGGGATCGATTTCTTAACCCTAATAAACCGTCACCCTCCTCTCCTCTCCACCGCTCTCTCCGCCGTTAAATCCGTCGTCGATTACATGACCACTCCACCAATCAACTTCACCTTACAAGATTTTCGCCGACTCGTCTCCATGTGCCCTGAGCTTCTCACTTCGCCGTTAAACTCACACACAATCCCAGTCATCACTTTCCTCCTCCGCGAAGTCGGCGTCGACTCAATCTTTGACCTCCGTCAAGCTTTACGCCGTCGTCCTCGTCTCCTCGCTTGTAGCGTCGATCACCAGCTCAGACCAACGCTTTACTTTCTCCAGAGAATCGGAATCTTAGATCCGCATAAACACACGTATCTGCTCTCCTGTAGCGTTGAGAACAAACTCGTACCACGGATCGATTACTTCGAGAAGCTAGGATTCTCTCGGCGTAGCGCCGCCGCGATGTTTAAGAGGTTCCCGCAGCTGTTTAATTACAGCATCGCTGAGAACTATGAGCCGAAGTTGAATTATCTGATGGTGGAGATGGGGAGAGATGTGAGAGAGATACTTGAGTTTCCTCAGTATTTCTCGTTTAGTTTGGAGAACCGGATTAAACCGAGGCATCAGGCTTGTGCGGCGAAAGGAGTGAGGTTCCCATTGCCGGTGATGTTGAAGACGAATGAAGCTGGGTTTCGGGATACATTGGAG gtacattatttttgtattgaatGA
- the LOC104782015 gene encoding HVA22-like protein j, translating to MLGDFIIRLLVLILGYTYPAFECFKTVEKNKVDIEELRFWCQYWILLALISSFERVGDIFISWLPLYGEMKVVFFVYLWYPKTKGTRHVYETLLKPYMAQHETEIDRKIMELRARAWDFFIFYFHNFAQAGQSTLIQGFQYVLTQSVRFSAAAANPPPMERNVNVNAQSPVEVDNEPQSPRAPRPLNKSLSALRSLEKQTSRGRKWPPPTPPPTPGRDSAGTFNGEDGVNIPDTIPGSPLTDARAKLRRSNSRTQSAA from the exons ATGTTGGGAGATTTCATCATCAGACTCCTTGT ATTAATATTAGGGTACACATACCCTGCATTCGAATGCTTCAAAACGGTGGAGAAGAACAAAGTTGATATCGAGGAACTCAGATTTTGGTGCCAATACTG GATACTCTTGGCGCTAATTTCATCATTTGAGAGGGTTGGCGATATATTTATCTCATG GTTACCGTTATACGGAGAGATGAAAGTAGTCTTCTTCGTATATCTATGGTACCCCAAAACAAAG GGAACGAGACATGTGTATGAGACATTGTTGAAGCCATACATGGCTCAACATGAGACAGAGATTGACAGAAAGATAATGGAGTTGCGAGCTCGAGCTTgggattttttcattttctactTCCACAACTTTGCccag GCTGGTCAATCTACCTTGATCCAGGGTTTTCAGTACGTACTCACCCAATCGGTCCGGTTCTCAGCCGCTGCAGCTAACCCACCG CCGATGGAGCGGAACGTAAACGTGAACGCACAGTCACCGGTAGAGGTGGACAATGAACCACAGTCACCGCGGGCTCCAAGACCGCTGAACAAATCTCTGTCTGCGTTGCGATCGCTAGAGAAGCAAACGAGCAGAGGGAGGAAGTGGCCGCCACcaacaccaccaccaacaccagGCCGAGACTCAGCCGGGACATTCAATGGAGAAGACGGAGTCAATATTCCTGATACTATTCCGGGATCACCCCTCACCGATGCTCGAGCGAAGCTCCGACGTTCTAACTCCAGAACTCAGTCGGCAGCATAG
- the LOC104782016 gene encoding transcription factor E2FA-like: MSGLVRSSPGSSQPPPPPPHHPPSSSSLVTSTPVVPPLRRHLAFASTKPPFHPSDDYHRFTSSSSSSSLTLNTDRSLVNNGFGVVDRDEDAVVVRSPSRKRKSTMDMVVAPSNNGFTSSGSNSSPCKTPTKGGRVNIKSKAKGNKSTPQTPISTNAGSPVPLTPCRYDSSLGLLTKKFVNLIKQAKDGMLDLNKAAETLEVQKRRIYDITNVLEGIDLIEKPFKNRILWKGVDPSSPDDVDADVSVIQAEIENLSLEEQALDNQIRQTEERLRDLSEKEKNQKWLFVTEEDIKSLPGFQNQTLIAVKAPHGTTLEVPDPDEAVDHPQRRYRIILRSTMGPIDVYLVSEFEGKFEDTNGSVAAPPACLPIASSSGSSGHHDNEALTVDNTGTAIEHHVSHDHPLPQPGDTSDLNYLQEQVGGMLKITPSDVENDESDYWLLSNAEISMTDIWKTDSVIDWEYGIADVGSPPPVMGEITPTAVDSTPR, translated from the exons ATGTCTGGTCTCGTACGATCTTCACCCGGTTCTTCTCAGCCgccaccgccgccgccgcaCCATCCGCCGTCATCTTCGTCTCTCGTTACATCTACACCCGTTGTCCCACCTTTACGTCGTCACTTAGCTTTCGCCTCAACAAAACCTCCGTTTCATCCTTCCGATGATTACCATCGatttacctcttcttcttcttcttcttcgctcacTCTTAACACCGATAGGAGCTTAGTTAATAATGGCTTCGGTGTTGTAGATCGGGATGAGGATGCTGTTGTTGTTAGATCTCCC TCACGGAAGAGAAAGTCGACAATGGATATGGTTGTTGCTCCATCTAATAATGGATTCACAAGTTCTGGTTCCAATAGCAGTCCCTGTAAAACTCCTACAAAAGGAGGCAGAGTCAACATCAAGTCAAAGGCCAAAGGAAATAAGTCAACTCCTCAAACACCCATCTCAACTAACGCTG GTTCTCCTGTACCACTAACTCCTTGCCGCTATGACAGTTCCCTAG GTCTCCTTACAAAAAAGTTTGTCAATCTAATTAAACAAGCCAAAGATGGAATGCTGGACCTAAACAAAGCTGCAGAAACATTAGAGGTCCAGAAACGACGTATATATGATATTACAAACGTTTTGGAGGGGATAGATCTCATCGAAAAGCCTTTCAAGAATCGGATACTTTGGAA GGGCGTTGATCCTTCGAGTCCTGACGATGTGGATGCTGACGTATCTGTAATACAG GCAGAAATTGAAAACCTTTCCCTCGAGGAGCAAGCATTAGATAATCAAATCAG ACAAACGGAGGAAAGATTAAGAGATCTGAgcgaaaaggaaaagaatcaaAA ATGGCTATTTGTTACTGAAGAGGATATCAAAAGTTTACCAGGTTTCCAG AACCAGACTCTGATAGCCGTCAAAGCTCCTCATGGCACAACTTTGGAAGTGCCTGATCCAGATGAA GCGGTTGACCACCCACAAAGGAGATACAGGATCATTCTTAGAAGTACAATGGGACCTATTGACGTATACCTCGTCAG CGAATTTGAAGGGAAGTTCGAAGACACAAATGGGAGTGTTGCAGCACCACCAGCATGCTTGCCTATTGCTTCTAGCTCTGGATCTTCAGGACACCATGACAATGAAGCCCTAACTGTTGATAACACAGGAACTGCTATTGAGCATCACGTGTCTCAcgatcatcctcttcctcaaccCGGCGATACCTCTGATCTTAATTATTTGCAGGAGCAAGTAGGAGGAATGCTTAAGATTACTCCCTCTGACGTTGAA AATGATGAGTCGGACTACTGGCTTCTTTCAAATGCTGAAATTAGCATGACGGATATTTGGAAAACGGACT CTGTTATCGATTGGGAGTATGGAATAGCCGACGTGGGTAGTCCACCACCGGTAATGGGCGAAATAACACCAACCGCTGTTGACTCAACCCCGAGATGA
- the LOC104782014 gene encoding transcription termination factor MTEF1, chloroplastic-like isoform X2: MQQEALSFFSSSFPSLHRSFPTLSRLRFHHFPALSFKPNTSSSSSSSLFKSPDFTNFTSTTTTTTTETLESSIHEKLIYLDSLGIDFLTLINRHPPLLSTALSAVKSVVDYMTTPPINFTLQDFRRLVSMCPELLTSPLNSHTIPVITFLLREVGVDSIFDLRQALRRRPRLLACSVDHQLRPTLYFLQRIGILDPHKHTYLLSCSVENKLVPRIDYFEKLGFSRRSAAAMFKRFPQLFNYSIAENYEPKLNYLMVEMGRDVREILEFPQYFSFSLENRIKPRHQACAAKGVRFPLPVMLKTNEAGFRDTLEVCCDSSPPLKTSRLVTVQKSLDL; encoded by the coding sequence ATGCAACAAgaagctctctctttcttctcttcctctttcccTTCCCTTCACCGCAGTTTCCCCACTCTTTCTCGCCTCCGCTTCCACCATTTTCCCGCACTTTCCTTCAAAccaaacacttcttcttcttcatcttcatcgctCTTCAAATCCCCAGATTTCACCAATTTCAcctccacaacaacaacaacaaccaccgAAACCCTAGAATCCTCAATCCACGAGAAACTCATTTACCTCGATTCACTCGGGATCGATTTCTTAACCCTAATAAACCGTCACCCTCCTCTCCTCTCCACCGCTCTCTCCGCCGTTAAATCCGTCGTCGATTACATGACCACTCCACCAATCAACTTCACCTTACAAGATTTTCGCCGACTCGTCTCCATGTGCCCTGAGCTTCTCACTTCGCCGTTAAACTCACACACAATCCCAGTCATCACTTTCCTCCTCCGCGAAGTCGGCGTCGACTCAATCTTTGACCTCCGTCAAGCTTTACGCCGTCGTCCTCGTCTCCTCGCTTGTAGCGTCGATCACCAGCTCAGACCAACGCTTTACTTTCTCCAGAGAATCGGAATCTTAGATCCGCATAAACACACGTATCTGCTCTCCTGTAGCGTTGAGAACAAACTCGTACCACGGATCGATTACTTCGAGAAGCTAGGATTCTCTCGGCGTAGCGCCGCCGCGATGTTTAAGAGGTTCCCGCAGCTGTTTAATTACAGCATCGCTGAGAACTATGAGCCGAAGTTGAATTATCTGATGGTGGAGATGGGGAGAGATGTGAGAGAGATACTTGAGTTTCCTCAGTATTTCTCGTTTAGTTTGGAGAACCGGATTAAACCGAGGCATCAGGCTTGTGCGGCGAAAGGAGTGAGGTTCCCATTGCCGGTGATGTTGAAGACGAATGAAGCTGGGTTTCGGGATACATTGGAGGTATGTTGTGATTCTTCTCCGCCATTGAAGACCTCTCGCCTTGTTACTGTACAAAAGAGTCTTGATTTATAG
- the LOC104782012 gene encoding protein YLS9-like has translation MAEQPLNGAFYGPSVPPPAPKGYYRRGHGRGCGCCLLSFFAKVIISLIVILGVAALIFWLIVRPRAIKFHVTDASLTRFDHTSQDNILRYNLALTVPVRNPNKRIGVYYDRIDAHAYYEGKRFSSITLTSFYQGHKNTTVLTPTFQGQNLVIFNAGQSRTLNMERVSGVYNIEIKFRLRVRFKLGDLKFRKIKPKVNCDDLRLPLSTSNGTTTSSSVFPIKCDFDY, from the coding sequence atGGCTGAACAACCTCTCAACGGTGCCTTCTACGGTCCATCTGTCCCACCACCGGCTCCCAAAGGCTACTACAGACGTGGGCATGGTCGCGGCTGTGGCTGCTGCCTCCTCAGCTTCTTCGCCAAAGTCATCATATCCCTTATTGTCATCCTCGGTGTAGCCGCTCTCATCTTCTGGCTCATCGTCCGTCCCCGTGCCATCAAGTTCCACGTGACCGATGCGTCCCTTACCCGCTTTGACCACACTTCCCAAGATAATATTTTAAGGTATAACCTAGCCCTCACTGTCCCTGTCCGCAACCCTAACAAGAGGATCGGAGTCTACTACGACAGGATCGACGCTCATGCCTACTACGAGGGAAAGCGGTTTAGTTCCATCACGTTAACTTCTTTCTATCAAGGACACAAAAACACAACCGTTCTCACACCAACGTTCCAAGGCCAAAACCTTGTAATCTTTAACGCAGGACAGTCTCGGACTTTGAACATGGAGAGGGTCTCCGGTGTTTACAATATAGAGATCAAGTTCAGGCTTAGGGTTAGGTTTAAGCTTGGGGACTTGAAGTTTCGGAAGATTAAGCCTAAGGTTAATTGTGATGATCTAAGGCTTCCTTTAAGTACCTCCAACGGAACTACAACCTCCTCCAGCGTTTTCCCGATTAAGTGCGACTTCGATTATTAA
- the LOC104782013 gene encoding cytokinin riboside 5'-monophosphate phosphoribohydrolase LOG2, whose product MEETKSRFRRICVFCGSSSGNKTTYHDAALQLAHQLVERNIDLVYGGGSVGLMGLISQAVHDGGRHVLGIIPKSLAPREITGESIGEVITVSTMHQRKAEMGRQADAFIALPGGYGTFEELLEVITWSQLGIHTKPVGLLNVDGFYDSLLTFIDKAVDEGFVSSTARRIIVSAPNAPQLLQLLEEYVPKHDDFVSKMVWDDNTY is encoded by the exons ATGGAAGAGACAAAATCAAGATTCAGGAGGATCTGTGTCTTCTGCGGAAGCAGTTCCGGCAACAAAACTACTTATCACGACGCTGCTCTCCAACTCGCCCACCAACTG GTGGAGAGGAACATCGATTTGGTGTATGGAGGAGGAAGCGTGGGGCTAATGGGTCTCATTTCTCAGGCTGTTCATGATGGTGGTCGTCATGTTCTTGG GATCATTCCGAAGTCTCTAGCACCAAGAGAG ATAACCGGTGAATCAATCGGAGAAGTTATAACAGTATCGACTATGCACCAAAGGAAGGCTGAAATGGGTCGCCAAGCGGATGCCTTCATCGCACTTCCTG GTGGATATGGGACATTTGAAGAGCTGTTGGAAGTTATCACCTGGTCTCAACTTGGAATCCACACTAAACCG gtGGGACTATTGAACGTGGATGGATTCTACGATTCACTATTGACGTTTATAGATAAGGCAGTGGACGAAGGCTTTGTCTCCTCCACCGCCCGTCGCATCATCGTCTCGGCTCCGAACGCTCCTCAATTACTTCAACttcttgag GAGTATGTTCCAAAGCACGACGATTTTGTGTCCAAAATGGTGTGGGACGATAATACGTACTGA
- the LOC104782014 gene encoding transcription termination factor MTEF1, chloroplastic-like isoform X3, giving the protein MQQEALSFFSSSFPSLHRSFPTLSRLRFHHFPALSFKPNTSSSSSSSLFKSPDFTNFTSTTTTTTTETLESSIHEKLIYLDSLGIDFLTLINRHPPLLSTALSAVKSVVDYMTTPPINFTLQDFRRLVSMCPELLTSPLNSHTIPVITFLLREVGVDSIFDLRQALRRRPRLLACSVDHQLRPTLYFLQRIGILDPHKHTYLLSCSVENKLVPRIDYFEKLGFSRRSAAAMFKRFPQLFNYSIAENYEPKLNYLMVEMGRDVREILEFPQYFSFSLENRIKPRHQACAAKGVRFPLPVMLKTNEAGFRDTLEGTWNVGKE; this is encoded by the exons ATGCAACAAgaagctctctctttcttctcttcctctttcccTTCCCTTCACCGCAGTTTCCCCACTCTTTCTCGCCTCCGCTTCCACCATTTTCCCGCACTTTCCTTCAAAccaaacacttcttcttcttcatcttcatcgctCTTCAAATCCCCAGATTTCACCAATTTCAcctccacaacaacaacaacaaccaccgAAACCCTAGAATCCTCAATCCACGAGAAACTCATTTACCTCGATTCACTCGGGATCGATTTCTTAACCCTAATAAACCGTCACCCTCCTCTCCTCTCCACCGCTCTCTCCGCCGTTAAATCCGTCGTCGATTACATGACCACTCCACCAATCAACTTCACCTTACAAGATTTTCGCCGACTCGTCTCCATGTGCCCTGAGCTTCTCACTTCGCCGTTAAACTCACACACAATCCCAGTCATCACTTTCCTCCTCCGCGAAGTCGGCGTCGACTCAATCTTTGACCTCCGTCAAGCTTTACGCCGTCGTCCTCGTCTCCTCGCTTGTAGCGTCGATCACCAGCTCAGACCAACGCTTTACTTTCTCCAGAGAATCGGAATCTTAGATCCGCATAAACACACGTATCTGCTCTCCTGTAGCGTTGAGAACAAACTCGTACCACGGATCGATTACTTCGAGAAGCTAGGATTCTCTCGGCGTAGCGCCGCCGCGATGTTTAAGAGGTTCCCGCAGCTGTTTAATTACAGCATCGCTGAGAACTATGAGCCGAAGTTGAATTATCTGATGGTGGAGATGGGGAGAGATGTGAGAGAGATACTTGAGTTTCCTCAGTATTTCTCGTTTAGTTTGGAGAACCGGATTAAACCGAGGCATCAGGCTTGTGCGGCGAAAGGAGTGAGGTTCCCATTGCCGGTGATGTTGAAGACGAATGAAGCTGGGTTTCGGGATACATTGGAG GGAACTTGGAACGTTGGAAAAGAGTAA
- the LOC109132588 gene encoding uncharacterized protein LOC109132588 — MSMESSLGFMAVFAVSGSVVFLASQFHKRLLSDYMDKFDFEIRSKKNVVMKKKVRFAADVVEPSGNNKEYRRRHSSKSKSSNSKLAATI; from the exons ATGTCTATGGAGAGTTCATTAGGTTTCATGGCGGTGTTCGCCGTCTCGGGAAGCGTCGTCTTCTTAGCGAGTCAATTTCACAAGCGTCTTCTCTCCGATTACATGGACAAGTTCGATTTCGAAATCC GATCGAAGAAAAAtgtggtgatgaagaagaaggtgagattCGCGGCGGATGTGGTTGAGCCTTCGGGGAATAACAAAGAGTATCGCCGGAGACACTCTTCTAAATCCAAATCGTCGAATTCCAAGTTGGCGGCAACTATTTGA
- the LOC104784213 gene encoding uncharacterized protein LOC104784213, with amino-acid sequence MVVVARGIRKPTRSKSGEISAARKPSRSTGDVDSPPNSPPVTRSRDSRVSRAIAPPQFTDPTPSPFSMHNADHPGLILVAIHLDGTNYDDWDAAMRIALDSKRKLGFVDGSLYRPDESDPSFALWSCCNSMVKSWLLNSVSPDIYRSILRLRDASDIWNDLYSHFHMSDLPRTFNLTQEIQDLSQGSMSLMVYYTKLKTLWSSLENTEEPDEPCICGKAARLQQKAERAKIVKFLAGLNESYAIIRRQIIMKKVLPNIAEVYKILDQDDSQKGFTNVVVNPAAFQVSDTGLSNASDPTICYKDVIRSMGFLLVFSPKGKMADKSQKPRHLAAQVALVNTESDDTPSTLEDMVGGMSKDQIKKFIAMFSSHLHAQGPNNNTTVASTSQSDNIGIAFSPSTYCFVGILTIAQHALSMHLPTGPTVQISGIGTIQINKHIILKNVLFIPEFRLNLLSISSRTDDLGFKVIFDTSTCEIQDPIKVQMVGQGKRIANLYILDVGVFSISVNAVVDISLWHRRLGHASLQRLDTISESLGTTRHKNKGSDYCHVCHLAKQKKLFLPSPNNVCNETIELLHIDIWGLSL; translated from the exons ATGGTGGTTGTAGCTCGTGGTATCAGAAAACCCACTCGATCGAAGTCAGGAGAAATTTCCGCTGCTCGCAAGCCGTCGCGATCTACTGGTGATGTCGACTCTCCTCCGAACTCTCCTCCAGTTACTAGATCTCGAGATTCTAGAGTTTCGCGAGCCATCGCACCACCGCAGTTTACAGATCCGACGCCTTCTCCGTTTTCTATGCACAATGCAGATCATCCAGGTTTGATTCTCGTTGCTATTCATTTAGATGGAACAAACTATGATGATTGGGATGCTGCTATGCGTATTGCTTTGGATTCAAAACGAAAACTCGGATTCGTAGATGGTAGCTTATATCGTCCTGATGAATCAGACCCAAGCTTCGCTCTATGGTCGTGTTGCAATAGTATGGTGAAATCATGGTTGCTTAACTCTGTTTCTCCAGATATTTATCGAAGTATTTTGCGATTAAGAGATGCTTCTGATATATGGAATGATTTGTATAGTCATTTTCACATGAGTGACTTGCCGAGGACATTTAATCTCACTCAAGAGATTCAAGATCTAAGTCAAGGATCCATGTCATTGATGGTATATTATACCAAGCTGAAGACGCTATGGAGCAGTCTGGAGAACACAGAGGAACCAGATGAACCTTGCATTTGTGGTAAAGCTGCTCGTCTGCAACAGAAGGCAGAGAGAGCTAAGATTGTTAAATTTTTGGCTGGTCTTAATGAATCTTATGCAATTATTAGGAGACAGATTATCATGAAGAAGGTTCTCCCTAATATTGCTGAGGTTTATAAGATCCTTGATCAAGATGATAGTCAGAAGGGTTTTACAAATGTGGTAGTGAACCCAGCTGCTTTTCAAGTGTCTGACACTGGTCTTTCTAATGCATCCGATCCAACCATCTGTTAT AAAGATGTTATAAGAAGCATGGGTTTCCTCCTGGTTTTTTCTCCGAAAGGGAAGATGGCTGACAAGTCTCAGAAACCTCGTCATTTAGCTGCACAAGTTGCTTTGGTTAACACTGAATCTGATGATACACCATCTACCTTGGAGGATATGGTTGGAGGGATGAGTAAGgatcaaataaaaaagttcatcGCCATGTTTAGCTCTCACCTTCATGCTCAAGGTCCGAATAACAATACCACAGTTGCAAGTACATCACAGTCTGATAACATTGGTATTGCTTTCTCGCCTTCCACTTATTGTTTCGTTGGTATTTTGACTATTGCTCAACATGCTCTTTCAA TGCATTTGCCAACTGGTCCTACTGTGCAGATCAGTGGTATTGGTACAATACAGATTAACAAACACATTATTcttaagaatgtgttgttcaTTCCGGAGTTTAGACTGAATTTGTTGAGTATCAGTTCTCGGACTGATGATCTCGGTTTCAAAGTGATTTTTGATACATCTACTTGTGAAATCCAGGATCCTATCAAGGTCCAGATGGTTGGTCAGGGTAAGAGGATAGCAAACTTATACATACTCGATGTTGGAGTCTTTTCTATCTCAGTTAATGCAGTGGTGGACATCAGTTTGTGGCATCGAAGACTTGGTCATGCATCTTTGCAGAGGTTGGATACTATCTCAGAGTCATTGGGAACTACTCGACACAAGAATAAAGGATCAGATTATTGTCATGTTTGCCATCTCGCTAAACAGAAGAAGTTGTTTCTCCCTTCTCCAAATAATGTTTGTAATGAAACCATTGAGTTGTTACATATTGACATTTGGGGCCTTTCTTTGTAG